The window CAAAATACTTACATCccggatctaaacaccccctttaCTCATTTACTGTAGTTCTATACTGTGGTAAATATTCAATCCAGTTAGATATCACTAGAGTGTACTACTACTAGCAGCGCATTGATTAGAAGTGGTGGCACACACCTGCTGTTTGTTCTGGCCAGGTGGTCCATGATCGCGGCGCAGCTGCCCGGCCGGACCGACAACGAGATCAAGAACTATTGGAACACTCACCTCAAGAAGCAGCTGCGCCGGATGGGCCTCGACGATCCGCCGCccgggccggcggcgggctGCCCGGCGGCGCGTCACATGGCGCAGTGGGAGACCGCGCGGCTCGAGGCCGAGgcgcgcctctccctcctctcctcctccggcgccgcggcgacgacgacgatcaccgccgccaccaccaccacctccgcctcgtcgtcctccaccaccgcggggcccgtcgccgccgccgcgacgtcaCCCGCGGACGTGTTCCTCCGCCTCTGGAACTCCAGCATCGGGGACTCCTTCCGCAAGCTagccgtggtggcggcggggtcgTCGTCCCCTTCGCGGGCGGACGTCACGAAGGACGCTGtgaagcaggaggaggaggcggcgcc of the Oryza sativa Japonica Group chromosome 2, ASM3414082v1 genome contains:
- the LOC4330121 gene encoding transcription factor MYB17, giving the protein MGRAPCCDKKGLKKGPWTPEEDKLLVDYIQANGHGSWRLLPKLAGLNRCGKSCRLRWTNYLRPDIKRGPFTAEEQKSIVQLHGIVGNKWSMIAAQLPGRTDNEIKNYWNTHLKKQLRRMGLDDPPPGPAAGCPAARHMAQWETARLEAEARLSLLSSSGAAATTTITAATTTTSASSSSTTAGPVAAAATSPADVFLRLWNSSIGDSFRKLAVVAAGSSSPSRADVTKDAVKQEEEAAPAGDDSSAASNEVEAATMAVDEYQMFLDFAGEELGLFHGRYGGFSLFPPVDLLEASLETAFK